Proteins from one Cicer arietinum cultivar CDC Frontier isolate Library 1 chromosome 3, Cicar.CDCFrontier_v2.0, whole genome shotgun sequence genomic window:
- the LOC101499563 gene encoding ABC transporter I family member 11, chloroplastic yields MWDYDFLKLDSDSMFFDSFYQTPAPPIPISHSLHPPPSLATSFHPSIASCFLQPPLSSFPSSSSVSHSLRHSPQSHSLSLSHCRFKTRCGYSSLEVKDVSYQPPGTQLKLLNSVSFSLPEKSFGLIFGQSGSGKTTLLQLLAGISKPTSGSINIQNYGDDGNPSQSPEPLVPERVGIVFQFPERYRYKTN; encoded by the exons ATGTGGGATTACGATTTCTTGAAGCTTGACTCCGATAGTATGTTCTTCGATTCCTTCTA CCAAACACCGGCCCCTCCCATTCCCATTTCTCACTCCCTACACCCACCACCATCTTTGGCGACCTCTTTTCATCCATCAATCGCCTCTTGTTTCCTCCAACCACCACTTTCCTCTTTTCCATCATCATCGTCAGTTTCTCATTCTCTCCGTCACTCTCCTCAATCacattctctctctctttctcattGCAGGTTCAAAACTCGCTGCGGTTACTCATCTCTTGAA GTTAAAGATGTTAGCTATCAACCTCCAGGGACTCAGCTTAAGCTTCTGAATTCAGTTAGTTTTTCACTTCCGGAGAAAAG TTTTGGTCTAATTTTTGGACAGAGTGGAAGCGGAAAAACAACTCTCTTGCAG CTTCTTGCAGGAATAAGCAAACCAACATCTGGATCTATTAACATCCAAAATTATGGGGATGATGGAAATCCTAGTCAATCTCCAGAGCCCTTGGTGCCGGAAAGGGTTGGTATTGTCTTCCAGTTTCCGGAGAGGTACCGATATAAAACTAATTGA